One Brachyspira pilosicoli P43/6/78 genomic window carries:
- a CDS encoding DJ-1 family glyoxalase III: MSKKVLVPLAEGFEEVEAVTIIDILRRANIEVTTASLTDNLEVKGSHGIVLKADTILDKIINEDFDAIALPGGMGGMNNLKNDKRIISKLQKMYEAKKLVSAICASPIVLGEASVIKGKYTCYPSCESMVKGGEYVEKDLVVINDNVITSKGPATTVFFALELVKYLLGNNEEVSKGLLVPLIR; this comes from the coding sequence ATGTCAAAAAAAGTTTTAGTACCATTAGCTGAAGGTTTTGAAGAAGTAGAGGCTGTAACTATTATAGATATATTAAGAAGAGCAAATATAGAAGTAACAACTGCTTCTTTAACTGATAATTTAGAAGTAAAAGGCTCACATGGTATAGTATTAAAAGCTGACACTATATTAGACAAAATTATAAATGAAGATTTTGATGCTATAGCACTTCCTGGCGGCATGGGCGGAATGAATAATTTAAAAAATGATAAAAGAATCATATCTAAACTTCAGAAAATGTATGAAGCTAAAAAATTAGTATCTGCAATATGTGCTTCTCCTATAGTATTAGGTGAAGCTTCAGTTATTAAAGGCAAATATACTTGTTATCCTAGCTGTGAAAGCATGGTTAAAGGCGGAGAGTATGTTGAAAAAGATTTAGTTGTGATTAATGATAATGTTATTACTTCTAAAGGTCCTGCTACTACAGTATTTTTTGCCTTAGAATTAGTAAAATATTTACTTGGAAATAATGAAGAAGTTTCTAAAGGTTTACTTGTACCATTAATTAGATAA
- a CDS encoding PepSY-like domain-containing protein, whose product MTKFLTLLISLTIFASSSLFADWVVPASSLPQKSRAFIQKVYPNAQIWKVERDGGKFEVKLSNGASIDFLANGNWQSIDGEYNGVPFSALPAAISSTIKKTYPQAMVIDVEKEWGNYKVKLNNMMELFISSNGQLMGQKFDDLRILNLPKSLKLY is encoded by the coding sequence ATGACTAAATTTTTAACTTTATTAATTTCATTGACAATTTTTGCTAGCTCTAGCTTATTTGCTGATTGGGTAGTACCTGCTTCTTCATTACCACAAAAATCAAGAGCTTTCATACAGAAAGTTTATCCTAATGCTCAGATATGGAAAGTTGAAAGAGACGGAGGAAAATTTGAAGTAAAACTTTCTAATGGTGCTTCTATTGATTTCTTAGCTAATGGAAACTGGCAAAGTATAGACGGTGAGTATAACGGTGTTCCTTTTTCTGCTTTACCTGCTGCTATAAGTTCTACTATAAAGAAAACATATCCTCAAGCTATGGTAATAGACGTTGAAAAAGAATGGGGTAATTACAAAGTAAAATTAAACAATATGATGGAATTATTTATATCTTCAAATGGACAGCTTATGGGACAGAAGTTTGATGATTTAAGAATATTGAATTTACCAAAAAGCCTCAAATTGTACTAG
- the prfA gene encoding peptide chain release factor 1 yields MSIIDKLSSVENTYNDIVDKLNDANIKDNRVIQDLMKKKSEIEDIVNEYKKLKTVLKEIEDANEMLNHSDTDKELKNMALLEIEELNQKKENIINDLRLLLLPKDKNDGKNIIVEIRVGTGGDESALFVGDLFRMYSRFIERANFKMEIIDISPTELGGYKEVIFSVSGKNAYRTLKFESGTHRVQRIPATESGGRIHTSASTVAIMPEAEESDVIIKDEDIRVDIFRSSGPGGQSVNTTDSAVRITHLPTGLVVQCQDEKSQHKNKAKALKVLRARIYEKEEAERKAKEAKERRDKIGSGDRSERIRTYNFPQNRVTDHRINVTLYKLDRFMDGEITEITDALFKKEQEELLASYSD; encoded by the coding sequence ATGTCAATAATAGATAAACTTTCATCTGTAGAAAACACATACAATGATATAGTAGACAAATTAAATGATGCAAATATAAAAGACAATAGAGTAATACAGGATTTAATGAAAAAAAAGTCAGAAATAGAAGACATAGTAAATGAATATAAAAAACTAAAAACAGTATTGAAAGAAATAGAAGATGCAAATGAAATGCTTAATCATTCTGACACTGATAAAGAATTAAAAAATATGGCATTGCTTGAAATAGAAGAATTAAATCAAAAAAAAGAAAATATCATTAATGATTTAAGGCTTCTACTTCTTCCAAAAGATAAAAATGACGGCAAAAATATAATAGTAGAAATAAGAGTTGGCACTGGAGGAGATGAATCTGCTTTATTTGTGGGGGATTTGTTTAGAATGTACAGCCGTTTTATAGAGAGGGCCAATTTTAAAATGGAGATAATAGATATAAGCCCTACTGAGCTTGGAGGATATAAAGAAGTAATATTTTCTGTTTCTGGAAAGAATGCTTATAGAACTTTAAAATTTGAAAGCGGTACGCATAGAGTTCAGAGAATACCAGCAACAGAATCAGGCGGAAGAATACATACATCAGCTTCAACTGTAGCAATTATGCCTGAAGCAGAAGAAAGCGACGTAATAATAAAAGATGAAGATATAAGAGTAGATATATTTCGTTCAAGCGGTCCGGGAGGTCAATCAGTTAATACAACTGACAGTGCCGTTAGAATTACCCATTTGCCTACTGGTTTAGTGGTGCAGTGTCAAGATGAAAAAAGTCAGCACAAAAATAAAGCGAAAGCATTAAAAGTATTAAGAGCAAGAATATACGAAAAAGAAGAAGCTGAAAGAAAGGCAAAAGAAGCTAAAGAAAGAAGAGATAAAATAGGTTCTGGAGACAGAAGCGAAAGAATAAGAACCTACAATTTCCCTCAAAACAGAGTGACAGACCATAGAATTAATGTTACATTATACAAATTAGATAGATTTATGGACGGGGAAATAACAGAAATTACTGATGCTTTATTTAAAAAAGAGCAGGAGGAATTATTAGCTTCTTACTCAGACTAA
- the recJ gene encoding single-stranded-DNA-specific exonuclease RecJ, giving the protein MQKIDIDNLNPIIKELLKLRGVVSKEDIFDFFFQDIYSLSNPFNIRDMNAFVDRLKEAIEYNEKILIYGDKDADGVTAASIIYNTLKAVTKNVEAFVPNHEVGYGLSKDVIESYANSGVSLIITVDCGISNVEEVEFAREHSIDIIVTDHHDIPEILPNAYLIFNPKLSNTGFVSKNFSGCAVAFKLMQAFVFSYTKLYNKDIIILDYEIDKNTDKLKRIRALKSTNFVYSDDVFGFELVNNDNAYKSIYLDYYEEFLSEDEVLEELASYMFEGENVVLVLTGGEIRLKKLLRLYEKYELYLPEYDNVYDLLQLGANYGGVNIKSVKTLDEFALLLKVNIYKYDNILYRDLIIKMEIFRRMYYLSQKQLQNYIKRESILVLFGTVADVVPLIEENRAYIKCALAELEKPNHIRYNVILERIKLLNTKVDTQAVSWRLAPFINAAGRMGKPEYALRLLTSETREEAFQLSEEVYNLNETRKSLTESNFNIVCEYIKENNCMSYPIIIVKSDLIDRGLTGLIAGKVLSQYGKTAVILYESKEDGVCTGSIRSRGDDNARDMLEYSSVYLDKFGGHKNAAGFTVSVNNFEKFAKKIIKYASEENFNTSKDEKTYDLELDFKDINMQFAEYLELFEPYGFANEEPVFFTNRVTINSIEKINKNNKIHLKLQLQKNGSRANAIIWSSSEEECSKLEASNFINISYKIKINRFNGSKEVKIYIENYEIN; this is encoded by the coding sequence ATGCAAAAAATTGACATAGATAATTTGAATCCTATTATAAAAGAGTTGCTTAAATTAAGGGGAGTAGTTTCAAAAGAAGATATTTTTGATTTTTTCTTTCAAGATATATATTCGCTTTCTAATCCATTTAATATTAGGGATATGAATGCTTTTGTAGATAGGCTAAAAGAAGCTATAGAGTATAATGAAAAAATATTGATATATGGCGATAAAGATGCTGACGGTGTTACTGCTGCTTCTATAATATATAATACTCTTAAGGCTGTTACAAAAAATGTTGAAGCTTTTGTTCCTAATCATGAAGTGGGATATGGGCTTTCAAAAGATGTCATTGAAAGTTATGCTAATTCTGGGGTGAGTTTAATCATTACGGTTGATTGCGGTATATCGAATGTTGAAGAAGTTGAGTTTGCAAGAGAACATTCTATAGATATTATAGTAACAGACCATCATGATATACCTGAAATACTTCCAAATGCTTACTTAATATTTAATCCTAAACTTTCAAATACTGGTTTTGTTTCCAAAAACTTTTCTGGGTGTGCTGTTGCATTTAAGCTTATGCAGGCATTTGTTTTTTCTTATACCAAACTTTATAACAAAGATATCATTATATTAGATTATGAGATAGATAAAAATACTGATAAGTTAAAAAGAATAAGAGCATTAAAGTCTACTAATTTTGTTTATAGTGATGATGTATTTGGCTTTGAGCTTGTAAATAATGATAATGCTTACAAATCTATTTATTTAGATTATTATGAAGAGTTTTTGTCGGAAGATGAAGTTTTAGAAGAGTTAGCTAGTTATATGTTTGAGGGGGAGAATGTTGTATTGGTTTTAACTGGCGGAGAGATTAGGCTTAAAAAACTTCTTAGACTATATGAAAAGTATGAGCTATATTTGCCTGAATATGATAATGTTTATGATTTACTTCAGTTGGGGGCTAATTATGGCGGAGTTAATATCAAATCAGTAAAAACATTAGATGAGTTTGCCTTGCTTCTTAAAGTTAATATATATAAGTATGATAATATTCTCTATAGAGACTTAATAATAAAAATGGAAATTTTTAGAAGAATGTATTATTTAAGTCAAAAGCAATTGCAAAACTATATAAAAAGAGAATCTATATTAGTATTGTTTGGAACAGTTGCCGATGTTGTACCGCTTATTGAAGAGAATAGGGCTTATATAAAATGTGCTTTGGCAGAATTGGAAAAGCCTAATCATATAAGGTATAATGTGATACTAGAGAGAATAAAACTATTAAACACTAAAGTTGATACTCAGGCTGTAAGCTGGAGACTTGCCCCTTTTATTAATGCTGCGGGTAGAATGGGAAAGCCTGAATATGCTTTAAGGCTTTTAACTTCTGAAACTAGAGAAGAGGCTTTTCAATTGTCTGAAGAAGTTTATAATTTAAACGAAACAAGAAAATCTCTTACAGAAAGCAATTTTAATATAGTGTGCGAATATATAAAAGAAAATAATTGCATGTCTTATCCTATTATAATAGTAAAGAGTGATTTAATAGATAGAGGTTTAACAGGTCTTATAGCGGGTAAAGTTTTAAGTCAATATGGAAAGACTGCTGTTATACTTTATGAATCCAAAGAAGATGGAGTTTGTACGGGTAGTATTAGAAGCAGAGGTGATGACAATGCTCGCGATATGCTTGAGTATTCTAGTGTTTATTTAGATAAGTTTGGCGGGCATAAGAATGCTGCTGGTTTTACTGTGAGTGTAAACAATTTTGAAAAGTTTGCTAAAAAAATTATTAAATATGCTTCGGAAGAGAATTTTAACACTTCAAAAGATGAAAAGACTTATGATTTGGAATTAGATTTTAAAGATATTAATATGCAGTTTGCTGAGTACTTAGAGTTATTTGAGCCTTATGGTTTTGCTAATGAAGAGCCTGTATTTTTTACAAATAGGGTTACTATAAACTCTATAGAAAAAATAAATAAAAATAATAAGATTCATTTAAAACTGCAATTACAAAAAAATGGCAGCAGAGCTAATGCTATAATTTGGAGTTCATCAGAAGAAGAATGCTCTAAATTGGAAGCTTCAAATTTTATAAATATTTCGTACAAGATAAAAATAAATAGATTTAATGGCAGCAAAGAAGTAAAGATTTATATAGAGAATTATGAGATAAATTAA
- the holA gene encoding DNA polymerase III subunit delta yields MIGRVVVKTESDFKKIKDLYIKEPFKYSIYVLTGKERLFKKAFITSMHSLIFKDEGDSEMNYSLFYDKNDAVGYSPLEVADTPPFGSNIRLVVIYKYNNFQEDFLEYCINPSKSSIIILETENSLEEDGIYKYFSKKDNVDYIHFIDFPIPDERDFRSLITAYINKNNKKISNDAVDYIVNNINLDYDSLYSELDKICSYNDKEYLNVEDIMDFTYVSKNRNIFDFLDSVFERDRKKCFSIMHRLDQDASSSLTLMMNNFLALYYMKIFPPQTTLNDISKLTKIPHLY; encoded by the coding sequence ATGATTGGAAGAGTAGTAGTTAAGACAGAGTCTGATTTTAAAAAAATAAAAGATTTATATATAAAAGAACCTTTCAAATATTCTATATATGTTCTTACAGGAAAAGAGAGATTATTTAAAAAAGCATTTATCACTTCTATGCATTCTCTGATTTTTAAAGATGAGGGTGATAGCGAGATGAATTACAGCCTATTTTATGATAAAAATGATGCTGTAGGTTATTCTCCTTTGGAAGTAGCTGATACTCCTCCTTTTGGCTCTAATATAAGGCTTGTTGTTATATACAAATACAATAATTTTCAAGAAGATTTTTTGGAATATTGTATTAATCCTTCAAAGTCATCTATAATAATATTAGAAACAGAAAACAGCTTAGAAGAAGATGGTATATATAAATATTTTTCAAAGAAAGACAATGTAGATTATATTCATTTTATAGATTTTCCTATTCCTGATGAGAGGGATTTTCGCTCATTAATTACAGCGTATATAAACAAAAATAATAAAAAGATTTCTAATGATGCTGTTGATTATATAGTTAATAATATTAATTTAGATTATGATTCGCTTTATTCTGAATTGGATAAAATATGCAGTTATAATGATAAAGAATATTTGAATGTTGAAGATATTATGGATTTTACTTATGTGTCTAAAAATAGAAATATATTTGATTTTTTAGATTCTGTATTTGAAAGAGACAGGAAAAAATGTTTTTCTATTATGCATAGATTAGACCAAGATGCTTCTAGTTCACTTACTTTGATGATGAATAATTTTTTGGCATTGTATTATATGAAGATATTCCCTCCTCAAACTACTTTAAATGATATAAGTAAATTAACTAAAATACCTCATTTATACTAA
- a CDS encoding sugar phosphate nucleotidyltransferase, with product MKVIIPAAGEGTRLRPHTITKPKPILPIAGSTIIDFIMKEVLELENLEEVIFIVGYLKDKMINYLTSKYKDVKLTFVEQKEFRGLAHAVSLTREHIKDDDKLFIILGDTIFKLNLSEIVAKNENALGVCEVDNPSRFGVALLDSNGVITKLIEKPKEPVSNLALTGMYNIVSSKELFDAIDYIIKNDIKTKNEYQLTDALEHMIQNGSVFKTFKLDGWYDCGEKNTMIETNKTIITHSILSKWVKDTAIIPPVFIEEDVKINRSVIGPYVHIGKNSNIENSILKNCIMFEEVDISNALMENCIISENAHYKGKTNSMDMGASINIEQN from the coding sequence TTGAAAGTTATAATACCAGCAGCAGGTGAAGGCACCAGATTAAGACCGCACACAATAACAAAACCAAAACCTATACTTCCTATAGCAGGTTCTACAATTATAGATTTTATTATGAAAGAGGTATTGGAGTTAGAGAATCTTGAAGAGGTTATATTTATAGTAGGATATTTAAAAGATAAGATGATAAACTACTTAACTTCTAAATATAAAGATGTAAAACTTACTTTTGTAGAGCAAAAAGAGTTTAGAGGATTAGCTCATGCTGTTTCACTTACTAGAGAGCATATAAAAGATGATGATAAGCTTTTTATTATACTTGGAGATACAATATTTAAGCTTAATTTATCAGAAATAGTAGCTAAAAATGAAAATGCATTAGGAGTATGTGAGGTTGATAATCCAAGCAGATTTGGTGTTGCTTTGCTTGACAGTAATGGTGTTATTACGAAGCTTATAGAAAAACCCAAAGAGCCTGTGAGTAATTTAGCTTTAACAGGAATGTATAATATAGTAAGTTCTAAAGAGTTATTTGATGCTATAGATTATATAATTAAAAATGATATAAAAACAAAAAATGAGTATCAATTAACAGATGCTTTAGAGCATATGATACAAAATGGAAGTGTGTTTAAAACATTCAAACTTGATGGTTGGTATGATTGCGGTGAGAAAAACACTATGATAGAAACAAATAAAACTATAATCACTCATAGCATACTCAGTAAATGGGTAAAAGATACTGCTATAATACCTCCTGTTTTTATTGAAGAGGACGTTAAAATTAATAGGTCTGTTATAGGTCCTTATGTGCATATAGGAAAGAATTCTAATATAGAAAACTCAATATTAAAAAACTGTATAATGTTTGAGGAAGTGGATATATCAAATGCTTTAATGGAAAATTGTATAATATCTGAAAATGCACATTATAAGGGAAAGACTAATTCTATGGATATGGGTGCTTCTATTAATATTGAGCAAAATTAA
- a CDS encoding formate--tetrahydrofolate ligase: MKTDIQIAQECKLKRIDEIAKMLNLTDEDYEVYGKYKAKIELSVLNKLKDKKDGKLVLVTAITPTPAGEGKSTVTIGLTQGLNKIGKNAVAALREPSLGPVFGIKGGACGGGYAQIVPMEDINLHFNGDFHAIGSAHNLISACIDNHIKQGNELKIDTNKIIFKRVVDMNDRALRDIVIGLGGSENGVTRQSSFQITVASEIMAILCLSNSLMDLKERIGNIVFAYDVNDNPLKVKDLKVEGAACALLKDAIKPNLVQTLENTPAIVHGGPFANIAHGCNSILATKLALKLSDYTITEAGFAADLGAEKFLDIKCRVAGLKPNCIVLVATIRALKHHGGALELNKEDLNALSKGFENLDKHIENMKKYNVPVVVAINKFVSDTDKEVELIKKHCEEMGVDISLCEVWEKGGEGGEDLAKKIVKATSEESNYKPLYNLDKPIKEKIEYICKEIYGAGEVKFSNKANKMMKKIESIGFGGLPICMSKTQKSISDNPALLNAPKGYTLNIDEIKLASGAGFIIAMAGGIIDMPGLPKVPAACNIDIDENGKITGLF, encoded by the coding sequence ATGAAAACAGATATACAAATAGCACAAGAATGCAAATTAAAAAGAATAGATGAAATAGCTAAAATGCTTAATCTTACAGATGAAGATTATGAGGTTTACGGTAAATATAAAGCAAAGATAGAATTATCAGTTTTAAATAAATTAAAAGATAAAAAAGACGGTAAATTGGTATTAGTAACAGCAATAACTCCAACACCAGCAGGAGAAGGAAAATCAACTGTTACAATAGGTCTAACACAGGGCTTAAACAAAATAGGTAAAAATGCCGTTGCTGCTTTAAGAGAGCCTTCACTTGGTCCTGTATTTGGAATTAAAGGCGGAGCTTGCGGGGGAGGTTATGCTCAAATTGTTCCTATGGAAGATATTAATTTACATTTTAATGGAGATTTCCATGCTATAGGTTCTGCGCACAATTTAATATCAGCTTGTATTGACAATCATATTAAACAAGGAAATGAATTAAAAATTGATACCAATAAGATAATATTTAAAAGAGTTGTTGATATGAATGACAGGGCTTTGAGAGATATCGTTATAGGTCTTGGAGGAAGCGAGAACGGAGTTACAAGACAATCATCTTTTCAAATAACTGTTGCTTCAGAGATTATGGCTATACTTTGTTTGTCTAATTCTTTAATGGACTTAAAAGAGAGAATAGGAAATATAGTATTTGCTTATGATGTTAATGATAATCCTCTAAAAGTAAAAGATTTAAAAGTTGAGGGAGCTGCTTGTGCATTGCTTAAAGATGCCATAAAACCAAATTTAGTTCAGACTCTTGAGAATACTCCTGCTATAGTTCATGGAGGTCCTTTTGCTAATATTGCTCATGGCTGTAACTCAATACTTGCTACAAAATTGGCTTTAAAACTTTCTGATTATACTATTACAGAGGCTGGTTTTGCTGCTGATTTGGGAGCTGAGAAGTTTCTTGATATTAAATGCCGTGTTGCTGGGCTTAAGCCTAATTGTATAGTTTTGGTTGCTACTATAAGAGCTTTAAAACATCATGGCGGAGCTTTAGAACTAAACAAAGAAGATTTGAATGCTTTAAGTAAAGGTTTTGAAAATTTAGACAAGCATATTGAAAACATGAAAAAATATAATGTGCCTGTGGTTGTTGCTATTAATAAATTTGTTTCTGATACTGATAAAGAAGTAGAATTAATTAAAAAACATTGTGAAGAGATGGGTGTTGATATTTCATTATGCGAAGTTTGGGAGAAAGGCGGAGAAGGCGGAGAGGATTTAGCAAAAAAGATTGTAAAAGCAACTTCTGAAGAGTCAAATTATAAGCCATTATATAATTTAGATAAACCTATAAAAGAAAAGATTGAATACATATGTAAAGAAATATACGGAGCAGGAGAGGTAAAATTCTCTAATAAAGCTAATAAAATGATGAAAAAAATAGAATCTATTGGCTTTGGAGGTTTGCCTATATGTATGTCAAAAACACAAAAGTCAATATCAGATAACCCAGCACTTTTAAATGCTCCTAAAGGCTATACTTTAAATATTGATGAAATAAAACTTGCTTCAGGTGCAGGTTTTATTATTGCTATGGCAGGCGGAATTATTGATATGCCTGGTCTTCCAAAAGTGCCAGCAGCATGCAATATAGATATAGATGAAAACGGCAAGATTACAGGTTTATTTTAA
- a CDS encoding spiro-SPASM protein, with product MEFIIIVDESFENEYSKIFLEDFSNKIKLLKEELNCDVKNINYIANTTEDYLNNIYKETENYDNIIYIPNNMPMFNIDETVKLTKIHNENISYFTYGENYPEGIIPFIIRRNAFEKLFNCIKTKNINITENTIKDIVFIDPNFFEIEILVSEYDMRYYRVSLFANSKRNALIISKLIKYKNYDEISKAIREEASLRRTLPSYIEIDINNRQNLINKNLLSSNAFSNEINKEEKNLSLEEFKTIYDKLVDFCDDFHLSIGSYYEPLLNKDVFDILEYAISNKNVNVYLETNAVLLDEEKAKKLLMLQEKNNNLHVIIHLDTVEQNVFNAIYKEDHLKTILSNIDYYFIREPKNTYLQITKQNDNFDYLASYYKYFDKYKIEIIMQKYYTYRGIVENKKIGDMTPLINVGCWHLARDLFIDAYGDIYICRFDINKEKLIASIYKETLENIWTKLENYYKENTLKSLEFCKNCDEWYLFNF from the coding sequence ATGGAATTCATTATAATTGTTGATGAATCATTTGAAAATGAATATTCAAAAATATTTTTAGAAGATTTCTCTAATAAAATAAAACTCTTAAAAGAGGAACTTAATTGCGATGTAAAGAATATAAATTATATTGCAAATACTACTGAAGATTATTTGAACAATATATATAAAGAAACAGAAAACTATGACAATATTATATATATTCCAAATAATATGCCTATGTTTAATATAGATGAAACTGTAAAGCTCACCAAAATACATAATGAAAACATATCATATTTTACTTATGGAGAAAATTATCCTGAAGGAATCATACCTTTTATAATAAGAAGAAATGCTTTTGAAAAATTATTTAATTGCATAAAAACAAAAAATATTAATATAACAGAAAATACTATAAAAGATATCGTATTTATTGACCCTAACTTTTTTGAAATAGAAATATTAGTGTCTGAATATGATATGAGATATTATAGAGTATCATTATTTGCAAATAGTAAAAGAAATGCTCTAATTATATCAAAACTAATAAAATATAAAAATTATGATGAAATTAGTAAGGCTATAAGAGAAGAAGCTTCATTAAGAAGAACTTTGCCTTCATATATTGAAATAGATATTAATAACAGACAAAACTTAATAAATAAAAACTTATTATCATCTAATGCTTTTTCAAATGAAATAAACAAAGAAGAGAAAAATTTAAGCCTAGAAGAGTTTAAAACAATATATGATAAACTAGTAGATTTCTGTGATGATTTTCATTTATCAATAGGAAGCTATTATGAACCTCTTTTAAATAAAGATGTTTTTGATATATTAGAATACGCTATTTCAAATAAAAATGTAAATGTATATTTAGAGACTAATGCTGTTTTACTAGATGAAGAAAAAGCTAAAAAACTTCTTATGCTTCAAGAGAAAAATAATAATTTGCATGTAATAATTCATTTAGATACTGTAGAGCAAAATGTATTTAATGCAATTTATAAAGAAGACCATTTAAAAACAATACTTTCTAATATAGATTATTATTTTATAAGAGAGCCAAAAAACACATATCTTCAAATTACAAAACAAAATGATAATTTTGATTATTTGGCTTCATACTACAAATATTTTGATAAGTATAAAATAGAGATTATAATGCAGAAATATTATACTTACAGAGGAATTGTAGAAAATAAAAAAATTGGAGATATGACTCCTTTAATAAATGTAGGCTGCTGGCATTTAGCTAGGGATTTATTTATAGATGCTTATGGAGACATTTATATTTGCAGATTTGATATAAATAAAGAAAAACTTATAGCGTCTATATATAAAGAGACTTTGGAGAATATTTGGACAAAATTAGAAAACTATTATAAAGAGAATACTTTAAAAAGTTTAGAGTTTTGTAAGAATTGCGATGAGTGGTATTTATTTAATTTTTAA
- a CDS encoding HIRAN domain-containing protein produces MYSQKNSKHTTYIVNYQESFKRIIINKYYKMNRYSIDFFVAGYKYNDGKDIIELLSRNEPLNLIREYFIGYDPFAIAVYDERCEIRLGYVPKIIAPLLTYKMEDENYKIRAIVKNVKLEERDDCKLEIRVFIEKALKKAN; encoded by the coding sequence TTGTATTCACAAAAAAACAGTAAACATACTACATATATAGTTAATTATCAAGAAAGTTTTAAGAGAATTATTATCAACAAATATTATAAAATGAATAGGTATTCTATAGACTTTTTTGTTGCAGGATATAAATATAATGACGGTAAGGATATTATAGAATTATTGTCTAGAAATGAGCCTCTTAATCTTATAAGAGAATATTTTATTGGTTATGACCCATTTGCTATAGCGGTTTATGATGAGAGATGCGAGATAAGGCTTGGATATGTACCTAAAATAATAGCTCCTCTTTTAACATACAAAATGGAAGATGAAAATTATAAAATAAGAGCTATAGTAAAAAATGTAAAATTAGAAGAGAGAGATGATTGTAAATTAGAGATAAGAGTTTTTATAGAAAAAGCTTTGAAAAAGGCTAATTAA
- a CDS encoding tia invasion determinant encodes MIKKILIIVVICLSFANISYSFQNGVYISPKFIYSIKGNNNMFVGAGASIGYNFNILSKYSPIRVEFEYLYKNGLEVNNYPNNIDNINIHSMLFNAYYDINLIYINYDGEENNIYRNGKRHIMTISLGFSLGGNIDYSLSSSFNEKFGLVKNYSYNDNFAFMYGPNISFGFHLNPTITLELGYRLLLDTAINLNHDVLLSMRLNF; translated from the coding sequence ATGATAAAAAAAATATTAATAATTGTAGTAATATGTTTATCATTTGCTAATATATCATACTCTTTTCAAAATGGAGTTTATATATCCCCAAAATTTATTTATTCTATAAAAGGCAATAATAATATGTTTGTTGGTGCTGGGGCAAGCATTGGTTATAATTTTAATATACTTTCAAAATATTCGCCTATAAGAGTTGAGTTTGAATATTTATATAAAAATGGATTAGAAGTAAATAATTATCCAAACAATATAGATAATATTAATATACATAGCATGCTTTTTAATGCTTATTATGATATTAACTTAATTTATATTAATTATGACGGAGAAGAAAATAATATATATAGAAACGGCAAAAGGCATATAATGACTATATCTTTAGGTTTTTCTTTAGGAGGAAATATTGATTATAGTTTATCATCTTCTTTCAATGAAAAGTTTGGACTTGTAAAGAACTATTCTTATAATGATAATTTTGCTTTTATGTATGGACCTAATATTAGTTTTGGTTTTCATTTAAATCCAACAATTACTTTAGAGCTTGGATATAGATTATTACTTGATACGGCTATTAATCTCAATCATGATGTGCTTCTTTCTATGAGATTAAATTTTTAG